The Vigna unguiculata cultivar IT97K-499-35 chromosome 11, ASM411807v1, whole genome shotgun sequence genomic sequence gagagagagagagtggagTGGGACTCACTCATACTGCACAACTTATTTCGTTCATcgcaaataaaaatgaaaacaaattcgTTTGGTGAAGAAAAGTAATTTAAGAAAAGTTGCAGGATTGTCAGTTTtgaataatgattttattatttgttgataTTGAATTTATTTGTGGGCTAATATGTGTACGAAGTATTTTCTTCCTTATAGTTTAATGGATAAATATGGTTATAGAAACGTTAAGTTTGGATCCTATTCATAACTTCCAGAGTTATTGTTGGTTTTTAGAGCGTGAAGTTGCATCGTTTctaagatattatttattttgaagtgTGGAACTCAGTTacagttttgtttttaaaaggtATCTGAAAGAATGAAGAGAGTAAGGAGTATTTAAACTGTATTTGACTTCAACTCCTGAAGTTAGACTTATTGGGTGTACCACGACCCATCAACATATACATCTttgcttttaaattttaaaattgaatagatTTAGTCAATGActatcttaaatattttttatgtattaaacgACTGATATTTAAGTTATCTGtggtataaataatattatatgcGAGCTTGTTGGcgggttaaaaatatttaggataATGGTCCTTTGATCCACTTTTTTTGACCTACTTTTAATGCACTACTCCAATCACTTTTCAATTATctcaattatctattttgattatatttagtGGTATGATGTGAAAATTTAAGGGTGACTAAAGTGGATGGTTAATAGTGAGTAAAAAATATGGATCAACATATTATTATCCAAAAATTTAATGTGGttggattaaaatgattatatatactaatttttaaaatttgacaaacaaactatatcaaaatttaaaacatgaacaaattttaattttgtattaaaatttagaaattaaaaaattatttaagcagtattttaattatttagagtTTTGTTATCTTTAAAAGATGTATCACatgataaaaagagaaaaatatatttaaattatttctaattttaatatttaagtatttaagcgatattttaattatttagagttttattatctttaatgcCGTATTTGGATCCACATGAGTACTGTCCATGCGGATAGAAAGTGAGTTGCGAACGTGTTTGTGTTTGGTTCTACTGATTTGCGTTGATTTGAGATGATGAATTTGCGCATGAGTTGCAGATTTTTGCACTCTCTAAGGTGAAAAAAATGCAAGGAAAAACAATTCatcatgttaaaattatttcattgttcctatgtataaaaattgatttGCTTTATATGTAATcgtgatatataaatataattttatatatatatatatatatataataattatatatattaattatatatatatattatatagtaattatacatatatattaataataataattataataattactattatataataaattatttaaacataaaaaattatttaaattattcttaatcTTAATCTCTAATCTTTAAGCAGTAAGATGTGATATTATTgaatatagggttaaatatgtttttggtccctcaagtttcagtgaattttggaattagtccctcttcgaaacttgataccaatttagtcttttatctttataaatatgtgaatttagtctttattatcagattttattaagtttatctgacatttcaagcgcatttcatgataatatttgaattgtttacactatttgacacaattttgcttcaatattaacttaaatattatcataaaatgcatttaaaatgtcaaataaacttaacaaaatttggtaaaaaggactaaattcacacatttctaaagatgaaggactttATTGGTAtcaagtttcgaagagggaataaaattcactaaaacttaagggaccaaaaacatatttaaccattgaATATATCggaacattaaaaattatttttattaattttatagcaTTTAGATTATTCTTTTGTGTGCATTGACGTTACTATAAGAGTGATGTAAAATAAAGATGAGAAGGTTAAACCTGAAATTCAGAACATCCaaaatcatttcttttcttcttagcGGAGCAAGCGGGATTAAAAATTAGGAtgaatgattaattttttaacataaaagagTAGTTATTTTAGCATTTAAAAGCTCAATgcgaaaaaaataattacttaatttcTATTTAGATTGTAGATTGATTTGAAATGTTATAAACTCTTATTTTTAATacgaatatatatttttgaattttaattgaaCAAAATGCACACGATTAATTATATCACGTGCCATCTacctttatatatttattttattaaaaataaaataaaaacagttaCACGGAAAGCAAATAACTTATAACATTAAATTTGGAGATAAAGGGTCAATATTCTTTAAGTtatatctattaaattttaaagtgaatttgatataaatgaaagtaaaataattataaattgtgCAAAAAGATGGTACAAATATATgagaataagaaataaaaagatggaaaaacaaataaatgtcttgcaaaataatttatgtacaaTTATAacttaattgaaattaaaaaaaaaaactattaagaaTAGAAATGACACTAATATTTTCTTTAGATTTAGTGATCTCTTATGTTAGGAGAAATAAATACGTGAAACTTTATATGACAAATCCtgtttaaaatgtattatttgtGACGATTTGcgaaaatagaaacaaaaagacaAGTGTCAAAAGCACTTTCCTATTATCTATTACACTTAAACACATAATTGATTATGGATTGGTacatttatatttgtaaaattctaaattcaatttcatacattaaaaaataattcacctttacctttttatatttgtatgaaaaaatttgaaacttattttaaattcattatttatatacttatatatatatatatatatatatatatatatatatatatatatatatatatatatataatgttactTTCATAAACTAAAAAACGAATCTATCCCATATTTTTAGGACAAATTTAGACAGATTTATCCCTTTACCCTAACAAAAATAGAAGTACctcttttttctataattttccatttctttttcatatcaAATAGTTTTCTTCAACTAATTTCTACcattctcaaattttcatgtacaccaaataataaagatagttatctaatttttttgaacAACTAAAAGCATGAATGAAAGGGAGGAAAAAGTTATTTCAATCAAAGTGATTTTGAATTCAAATCTTACAAATTCAATGTAGTAAATGCATGTTTGGTATATAAGAGTACATTCAATAATAATGGTTCatttaaaagcaaaaacaacacatacatattacttatatttttatcgATATGCTAAACAAAATAGATTGGTAATATTTTCTAAACACATACAAAACAAAATGGTTTTCTTAGTTTACAATTAATGTGTGTTTGATTTTCAGTCTGAGAACTCAAACCTAAATCAACACACCCTTAATAATCTTTTACATTTCAATCAAACAAAGTTAGAGTTTTACATCCTTAATCTACTCTAACTTTTCACACTTAGTTTAACACATGAAAgtgaaacatgaatttgatgaAAGAATTAAAACAATACTCTAACTTTGATGACCTATTTGATGAGAAGTTTGAAACTCCAGAAGCTTGGAGAGACTGACACACACAACTCACAAGGTTGGTGAATTTGCTAGGACAAAGTTTGTGGTACCACACTTCCACATGATGAGTTACTGAATACAAGTATTTACAAGCAGGGACAGTGATAAAGCAAGCCAAACACACTTATCAATCAGGTTTCTTCCCagagaaggagaaaagaaagaTAGAGACACCCCaatgaaagataaaaatgtTGCAAGGATGAGCACACATGAGAAAAAGACCGCACCCTCTTCTTCTGCCAACTTATATATTACTTTGAAAACAAAAGCTTTGATCTTTCTTCACTGTGTCAACTTCTCCATATACTATTCTTTTTTCTCCATTCAATTCCAAACAAAGCAGAGGTATTTAAAAGTCATAACACTACCCTCTTTTCATACACACAATTCTccatctataatatatatatttatatggaCACATGCACACAATTTTTATATTCCTCAAGTTTTGTTCTTCTGAACTGAGTTTCTGATTTCAGTTTCAGCTTCAGAGAAGGTGAGAATGTTCTAAGCTTGTGAACTCAGCTTTGCATGGCGGGCCAAAGAATAGGAGAAACGGGTCTGTCTGAATCAGGACCTTCAAGTCACCAGGTTCCTTATGGAGTTCTTCATGGGATTAATACCTCAGCATCAAGCCTAATGTATTGTTCTTCAAATTTTTCTCAATCTCAGTTCTCAGTGTTATCAAcactttgaaaatttttcttacatGGAACTTCTGTTATATTGTGTTTCTTTCTTCAGTTTTGATTTctgttttttttgtttcttaggAATCAAGGGTCTGGTTTTGATTTTGGAGAGCTGGAAGAGGCTTTTGCTCTGCAAGGAATTAAGATAAGAAGTGATGAAGCCAAAGCATGTATGTTTCAtcgtttttcttcttcttcttcttcttcttatgaGCATAATCTTTGAAACTTGAATGATGTTCTGACTCCATGGCTACCTTTTCATATGATTGATGCTCATAAAAGCCTTTATTTTTGGTGATCCTCTGAGATTTTTCTTTCTGTGATTGTAGCAGCTTTATTCACAGGAAGGCCTTCAGCCACACTGGAAATGTTCCCTTCATGGCCAATGAGATTCCATCAAACCCCAAGAGTactactctctctctctctctccctctctctcacTTCTCCATCTTTGACCAATTCATATCCAAAAAGATGCTTAATTAAGTACTAACCAATGAAACAAAGAGACAAGTTTGAAcatttgaatgaaaatttatGGTACACAGGGAGGTTCAAAATCAGGAGGAGAAAGCACTGATTCAGGATCAGGAGTGAACACTCTTTCAAGCAAAACTGAGCTGCAATTTGAAACAGAATCTCCCATAAGCATAAAAGCATCTTCTTCTTCAGATCATCAACATGCTTTTGATCagcttcaacaacaacaacaggaGACAGCAACTGATGCATCAAGGGCAGGGACATCACAGACTCAATCAGCAGCCAAATCACAACAAGAAAAGGTTCATGAAATAACTATTGTTTGCACTGTTAATCTCTCAGTTTCTCTCTTCAGAACACTGGGAAAGTTGACCTCTTTAAAGGCAATTATTATTACCCTGTTGCTTggtctttctctctttctctctctctcccctCTTTCTGCACTTATCTTCTCAGCACAGATCCCAACAGCCCTCAGAAAATCAAAGAGACACAGAGTTTCTCTGATTCCTGAACGATTTTCTGATGAATGTCTGACATgaaagtgagagagagagagggaaagaTGAACGTgacaaacaaaaaaacaaagtgAGAATCTTTTCAGTACTTATCAATCAATGTTTCTGTTTTTAACAGTGACCCACTCCCACTTCACTACTCCTCCTTAGACAAAACCTGTGCTTTCTTTCTCCCAATTTAATTGTGGTGTTACAAATCTGATTCTACAACCACACTATACACCAACACAATGGCAGATAAAGATGCTTTTTGCTACCCTTATCATGTTCATGATTGCACACCACCACAAGAGAAATTGCCTAATAAAGGCTCTTTTCATTCAGAAATGCCTCCCAAAAATTCTGTGAGCAAATCACATTCATTCATTTCATCTTGCATTCTTGTTTTAAAGCATGACATCTCTTTGTGCTTTGGTTTCACCCAACCTCAAACCTAGGATGAATTTGAGTAACGTTGACCAATTTTCTTCATTTAGTAGCCACAAATCTACAATTTTTCTGGTTTTTATTAAGTCCCTTTAAGCTAAGTGATTTAATCTATTATTCGAGTTCATCTTTTTATGACTTCTCTCTCACCTTTCAAATCCcttaattctttttcttttggggTGCTTTTTATTCAGAGAAAAGGAGCTGGTTCCACATCAGAGAAGCCACTTGATGCAAAGGTTTTGAATATGACACacaatcacacacacacatttacATAcagtattaattaatatatattatatttcaaggttggttattttttggatttttcacATGGGATTTGTGTcaagattttcttttttggtgTGGATTCAGACACTGAGACGTTTAGCTCAAAACAGAGAAGCTGCAAGGAAAAGCCGTCTCAGGAAAAAGGTGTGTCCCATCAATTGATAATAACAGAAAAAAGATCATATATTATAGTAAACAAAATGTAACCTCAGACACATTCTGTAAATGTGCTGTTCCATTGCAATATTAGGCTTATGTGCAGCAACTAGAGTCAAGTAGATTAAAGCTCACACACCTTGAACAAGACCTTCAAAGAGCTCGCTCTCAggttcttttctctctctttacaCACACAATATtgcataatgttttttattatttattgactTCTGCTGATGattattgtttatgttattAGGGAGTGTTTATGGGTTGTGGTGGTGCTGGTGGAAGTATAAGTTCTGGTGAGTTTAGCTGTTTTTTTGTTACTGGTTTTTTAAATGcaatttcattttctaatgCCTCAAATTTCATCAAAGATAGAAAAGGTTATTGTGTCATAATTTTCTGACATATCTATGATTATGGAGCTAGAAAAAAACTGGTATAAGAAGTACCTCAAAGATTTTATTGGCCTGATCTTTTGACCCTCTTTTACAGTTTCAAAAGGGGAAAATGAGGCAAAGAATTAAGAGACTCAGTAGGGAACAATTGTTACATTTACACGTAACTTCTTTTTGTGCCCTTTGAAGCCAAAAACAAAagtcaaattttgattttgaaatggACTATCAAAATCTAGAATCAGGTGGACAAGTCTCAGAGTTTGACCAAAATCTGTGGCCTAATTCGCGTTTGAATTCtcattaataaaacataaaaatacttataaaataaaaacagtggATCATTATTCTAAAAAGATCGTACTGTTACACATTAAAAACTGTGCAATCCTTTCTAAagtcctttctaaacatgcatgTAAAGCCTTGTTTAACTTTTCAGCGAATTATTGATCCATCATTACTGCTTTTTCCACTTTTAGTAAAAGAGCATGGTGTtcagataaaaaacaaaaaagaaaacaaaacaaaagttttgaaCATAGAATAATAATACCTCCCTAGATAATGCAGTTAAGAATGATGATCAATCCACTGATTTTCTTTTCAGAAGATGAATGCGCTATGTCTGTTTCATTACAAACCACATTGCACTACCAAACAACCTACATTTAACTTTCTATACAAAAGTAATCATTTCTTACATTATATTCACCAAATATTTCATACATAAAACCAACatcatatgaaaaataatcTGTTAAAAGTACTTAATCAGTTAGTTATAAGTTTCTAACTCCTAACAAGACTATTCTCCATACCATAACACAGTAGCAATATTATGCTAATATGCATATTACTGATATAAGAAAATGGAGCTGTTGCAGGAGCTGCAATGTTTGACATGGAGTATGCAAGATGGCTAGAAGATGACCACCGGCACATGGCGGAGCTCCGGACCGGGCTGCAGGCGCCGCTGTCCGACGGCGAACTAAGGGTGATTGTTGATGGATATCTGTCTCATTATGATGAGGTTTTCAGGCTGAAGGGAGTTGCTGCTAAAACCGATGTGTTTCATCTCATCAATGGCATGTGGACTTCACCAGCTGAAAGATGCTTCCTCTGGATTGGTGGTTTCAGACCATCAGAACTCATCACAGTATGTGTTCTCCATGCACTatagtatatgtatatatgtatatatcagTGTTCATTTTTTGAACATGAACACAGTTTAGAGAGTTCagtaaaaacaataatgatgtAGTATAAGAACTGTTTCTCATCATACaagttttgtttttctcaaaGACCCTCATAAGAGAACCCTATTTTGTTGGTaaaaatgttaactttttttacgTATAATGAAGTTATGTGTGTTATTTTGGTCAGATGTTGATACAACAGTTGGAACCCCTTGCTGAACAGCAAATTATGGGTATATGTGCTCTCCGCCAATCTTCAGTGCAAGCAGAAGAGGCTCTCACTCAAGGCCTTGAACAGCTTCAACAGTCTCTCGTTGACACCATCGCCGGTGGCTCCGTCGCCGACGGCGTTCAACAGATGGTCGCCGCCATGAACAAGCTCGCCAACCTTGAAGGATTTGTTGGCCAGGTAAATTATAGTacagtatatatatacatacataatatatatatatatatatatatatatatatatatatatatatatatatatatatatatgtagatattagaaaagaaaagaaaaggggtAACTTTTGAAGCAAAGATGTGATATTATTGAATTGATTGATAAATCACATTATCTAATATTATAAATAGCTAGGGCTATGTTTTTCTTATGTCTTAGGGCTAAagtaatactttaatttttatgcaCTCAATTTGGTGGGGAAGTTGACGTAAAGCCTCAGGTGACATCTGTTTCGAAATTGTTTGCATGAAAAATTTTCCATTTGACTGTAGataggagagagagagagttctTCTGCATACATTCATGTCAAAGTTAAATTTGAATTCATAGGTGACTTGTTTGTTCATCCCTGGATTTCTAATTTTCAAACAGCAATTGGTTTAAGAAACATGGCGAGTTTGAAATTACTGGAACATTAAATTCTTGTtgttctatttgttttgttgttgttgactTGAATGAAACATGTCTAAGGACCACATCTCATTAATCCATGACACGTATTAATGAATTTCAAAATCTGGTTTTAGGATAATGATATCTGTATATGAATGAAGTGGTTTTAGCAACGGTTGATGAAATGTTACTTTCTgatccattttgtttcttttggtCATTCATTGTTCTTCATCCTCTCTTTTGCATGTTTTGCGCCGCAATgcatataaaagaaaacttgaGCTTATATCTTAGGTCACACCTTCTTCTCACTTCAACTTGATTTAACATGCCAgtaattttctctattttttttctttctttctaccTTTTCTTATACTTGTAAAATATGCAGAAAGTCAAAGAATAAAAACTTGAAATATACTCTTTGTTTTATGAGTAATactccttatatatatatacaccacTTGTCAAATTATAGACACTACACCTTTAGTTCTCTGATAAGCATCATGGAAAGGTAGACTCTATTGTCTCAAGCTACAATCTTATTAGAGAACTTATTTCAATATGattaaataacttaataatTTCCCATAATTAATTGGGTTGACTTAACTCACCCACTACATGTTAATTAGACATTAGACAGGtatttattaattcaaataattaattgtttttgggtattttatagtttattaacATGATCATCATTTTTGGTACTAGTATTTAAGGTGCATGATGTTTGATTTGATGTAGTTTTTTCATCTCAAAATGTTTCAATCAGAAGTTGGTTGTGGACAGTGATGGGTTGATGTTTATACATAAACCCTAGGTAGACTTATAATCATGAGtattttaaaaaccaaattgACAAGTGATTCctaattgattatattaaatTCCAGTgtcataaaacaaaaatgagaatacactattttaattatatatatatacttgtatTAATTAGAATGAGTCTAAATAGTTCATAAATAAGACAAGTTCATATACCCTTTGAAAGCAAAGTCTTGTTGTCCATTTGTGGATTAGCTAGGGACCCATCTTATGGGGTAGTTGGGTTTTCATTATACTATAAGTTTATcagatagatagatatataattgattaaacatcatacttataaattttcttttgactCCATTGTTTCAGAATTCTCAcccaattattttaatcaaatttttttgtgtttatatgAATTGAAGGCTGATAATTTGAGACAACAAACCCTTCACCAGTTATGTCGATTACTCACAGTTCGACAAGCTGCAAGATGTTTTGTTGTGATCGGAGAGTACTATGGTCGTTTAAGAGCCCTAAGTTCTCTTTGGGCATCAAGACCTAGAGAGTAAGATTTACACACCATATCTTATCATAATTTTCTAGTTTCATTAATTCTGAGaaagaaaattgatattttaacaactaaattttgacaacttttttttaccgtctgaaatgatattttttaaatgattttgaaatatagaaaataagaaaatgaaaaattactcAGAAAATATCACCTCAGTTTGTAAGAAAAAAGTGTTAAAgtttagttgttaaaaaattattatttaaaaaaaaaaatttaaagtactATGCACCATTGAAAACAAGATTgaatcattcttttttgatttgGTTGAAATTACAGGAGCATGATGAGTGATGATAACTCATGTCAAACAACCACAGAACTGCAGATGGTTCAACCTTCTCAGAATCATTTCTCCAATTTCTGAAAGATAATGTAATTGAAACCTGACAAATGAATTTCTTTGAGCATGCTttagaagaaaaggaaagggtgtcaccaccatcatcatcatgaagaattaattataatatttttttgtttttctcttttcaatctTCTGCTCCTGTGTCTCTATGTTTTTTCTGTAATTAAATGGAATCTGAGTTTTAAGTGAATGATGAGGAGGCTTCTACTTTAGCTAAAAGagtatatataaaagtttcatCATAAATAAATCTACATAAATTGATGctatacttttaattttctttcacaCACaccatattttatattaattaatggcTTAGAACTTGGAAATATAAGGTGGCAGAAAGTTGGTGGAAGAGAGTTGCATTTGTATAGTAGTGGTTTTGGTTGCAAGTGGAGAAtcctatatatataatatttaatgcaGAGGAGACAAATGATAAAAGAAGaggtttttttatatttatatataaaaattaagaaggTTGTTGTATGGTTTTGGTAGTTATTCCACAATTTGCATAGGATTGTGTCTCTTCGTTTATTTGAAGTGGTTTGGTTACAtacaatacaaaatacaaaataaaatttatatgttaatttattttaaaataaaatcaaagaagGAATAAAGCTTTTGTGTTTTGGGGGGCatatgtgtttatatatatatatatatatatatatatatatatatatatatatatatatatatatatatatatatatatatatatatatatatatataaaacatggaaatgatttttttattatcattataatgcAGCAGGATACAAAGAATAAAAAGTAttcaaaatatactaaattaaacttataatatttGATTGGGGAAAGGTTCACGGACATTGGATTTCATCAATTCAGCTCAATGCAATGACTCTTAATTAATCtcaatatgaaaatattaatctCTTAATTAATTTACACAATATTTGCTTTAAAAATAGATGTTTAATTGACAAAGAGATAATGATCTATGTATAGAATCAAACCTCTAAGTTGTTCAAATTTTAGCTAAGTTATAAAGCATTTTACAATGTTTAGATACAACTAAAAGTATAGATTATCAACCATGCAATATTAAGTGCAAAGAAAGGACACAAAAGAAGCATGAAAGATATTTATATTACAAAGATAACATTTCATCTAGAGAAAATTAACTATATCCAACCTTGAAGAAGTTAGTTACTCCTAAACATGTGAAGCACAAAAAAAGACAAGAAGGAACAGTGAGACTGAAGTGAAAGTAGTTCTAGAGCTCCTCCTTAAATCTTTGCCCTTCCTCTCATCTTTGGTTTGGTTTTCCTCCCAAAAACTCATTTTTGTTCAGAGCTCAACTTctaaacaaacatttttttaatcaaaacaaGCTTTCTTGATTGACTGAGCAAATGGTTTTCTCGTTGGACGAATGAACTGATTCTCGTTGGGCAAATACAAGACTAGTTTTTTTCTTGTATAGGATAATATACATAATTGTGAAAATATATAGGAAGACGAAAATGATCTTGATAGTTAAAGCTATATGCTAAATTTGTTAGATTTGTATGATGAACTAGTTTTTTCTATGTAAAAGGATTAAAGCACCTCAAATGCTTTGTCATTAacatatcttttatttgctaataaaaaaagaagaaaaagactAGCAAGACAAACATGGGACTAGCATGAAACAATTCTCATTAGGCATGAGAAGTGCTAATGAAGCAAGAAGATCTTGAAAatactttattaaattaatgcCTTTATTGGTAGTGACACTTCTCTTATGTGAATGTCTTACTAGTGTTTAGAAAGAAGAGTGGGGAAAGAACGAAAACAATGAGTAGGAAGGAGAGAACGAAAACaaaatagaagagaaaatagaataaactttatcaaaattgtagtttttttaattatttaattatttaattgtatatatttgttGAGGTTTGAAATAAACCTAAACTATTTTGCAGACGTCTATAAATAAACCTTCAGCACTTAATAAACCTCTGTTACTCAAATTTTGTACTGAAGTTACATTATCGTCTAGTAAATAACCTCTGTTAAACACAATATTTTTAGGTTAAATCATTgcaggtcctcatttttgtaacacGAAATCTTAAGT encodes the following:
- the LOC114170492 gene encoding transcription factor TGA9-like isoform X1; the encoded protein is MAGQRIGETGLSESGPSSHQVPYGVLHGINTSASSLMNQGSGFDFGELEEAFALQGIKIRSDEAKASALFTGRPSATLEMFPSWPMRFHQTPRGGSKSGGESTDSGSGVNTLSSKTELQFETESPISIKASSSSDHQHAFDQLQQQQQETATDASRAGTSQTQSAAKSQQEKRKGAGSTSEKPLDAKTLRRLAQNREAARKSRLRKKAYVQQLESSRLKLTHLEQDLQRARSQGVFMGCGGAGGSISSGAAMFDMEYARWLEDDHRHMAELRTGLQAPLSDGELRVIVDGYLSHYDEVFRLKGVAAKTDVFHLINGMWTSPAERCFLWIGGFRPSELITMLIQQLEPLAEQQIMGICALRQSSVQAEEALTQGLEQLQQSLVDTIAGGSVADGVQQMVAAMNKLANLEGFVGQADNLRQQTLHQLCRLLTVRQAARCFVVIGEYYGRLRALSSLWASRPRESMMSDDNSCQTTTELQMVQPSQNHFSNF
- the LOC114170492 gene encoding transcription factor TGA9-like isoform X2; the encoded protein is MAGQRIGETGLSESGPSSHQVPYGVLHGINTSASSLMNQGSGFDFGELEEAFALQGIKIRSDEAKASLFTGRPSATLEMFPSWPMRFHQTPRGGSKSGGESTDSGSGVNTLSSKTELQFETESPISIKASSSSDHQHAFDQLQQQQQETATDASRAGTSQTQSAAKSQQEKRKGAGSTSEKPLDAKTLRRLAQNREAARKSRLRKKAYVQQLESSRLKLTHLEQDLQRARSQGVFMGCGGAGGSISSGAAMFDMEYARWLEDDHRHMAELRTGLQAPLSDGELRVIVDGYLSHYDEVFRLKGVAAKTDVFHLINGMWTSPAERCFLWIGGFRPSELITMLIQQLEPLAEQQIMGICALRQSSVQAEEALTQGLEQLQQSLVDTIAGGSVADGVQQMVAAMNKLANLEGFVGQADNLRQQTLHQLCRLLTVRQAARCFVVIGEYYGRLRALSSLWASRPRESMMSDDNSCQTTTELQMVQPSQNHFSNF